One Candidatus Korarchaeum sp. genomic region harbors:
- a CDS encoding CoB--CoM heterodisulfide reductase iron-sulfur subunit A family protein, which translates to MKPVAVIGGGIAGIQAALDLANQGIKVYLIEETPSIGGRMAQLDKTFPTLDCSMCILTPRMVEVARNKNIELLTYHKLLDIKGEAGNFKLKVRKKPRYVDIDKCTGCMVCFKYCPSKVPDEYNLYMSERKAIYIPFPQSVPLKATIDADHCLFFQKGICKNCEKFCPAKAIDYNQKPEDIELDVAAVIFATGYDLIMDADFLREQYGYGVYANVYTNLEYERIVSATGPTSGEIVRRSDKKHPKKIAFIQCVCSRDARVNPSCSAICCMASVKEAILTKEHMHEVDVTIFYMDLRAFGKGYQEFYDRARDEFGVRFIRSKPARIVEDPNTRNLIVHYEDTQRSEFIKEEFDMVVLAVGVRPRLPDSFIPVSEDSFAQLKDPIMEPVSSPLPGIFVIGMLSGPKDIPDSVVQASAAAMKASLLAVS; encoded by the coding sequence ATGAAACCTGTTGCCGTTATCGGTGGTGGAATAGCTGGTATTCAAGCTGCCTTAGATCTCGCGAACCAAGGTATCAAGGTCTACCTCATAGAGGAGACTCCCTCGATCGGCGGAAGAATGGCACAGCTCGATAAGACTTTCCCTACTCTAGATTGTAGTATGTGTATATTGACGCCTAGAATGGTGGAGGTCGCTAGGAACAAGAACATAGAGCTCTTAACTTATCATAAGCTCCTAGACATAAAGGGAGAGGCTGGAAATTTCAAGTTGAAGGTTAGGAAGAAGCCCAGGTACGTGGACATCGACAAGTGCACTGGCTGTATGGTCTGCTTTAAGTACTGCCCATCCAAGGTTCCAGATGAGTATAACTTATATATGAGTGAAAGAAAAGCAATTTACATTCCGTTCCCACAATCAGTTCCTTTGAAGGCTACCATAGACGCAGATCACTGTCTTTTCTTCCAAAAGGGGATCTGTAAGAATTGTGAGAAGTTCTGCCCTGCTAAGGCCATAGACTACAACCAGAAACCGGAGGACATTGAGCTCGACGTTGCGGCAGTGATATTCGCAACCGGATACGATCTCATAATGGATGCCGATTTTCTGAGGGAACAGTACGGCTACGGTGTTTATGCAAACGTTTACACGAACTTGGAGTACGAGAGGATAGTTTCTGCTACCGGGCCAACCAGTGGTGAGATCGTGAGGAGATCTGATAAGAAGCATCCCAAGAAGATAGCGTTCATTCAGTGCGTATGCTCAAGGGATGCTAGGGTGAACCCTAGCTGTTCTGCTATCTGTTGCATGGCTTCAGTGAAGGAGGCTATATTGACGAAGGAGCACATGCATGAAGTCGATGTAACCATCTTCTACATGGATCTCAGGGCCTTTGGAAAGGGTTATCAAGAGTTTTACGATCGGGCGAGAGATGAGTTCGGTGTTAGGTTCATTAGAAGTAAACCAGCGAGGATAGTAGAGGACCCCAACACTAGAAACCTAATAGTACATTATGAGGATACTCAGAGGAGTGAGTTCATCAAGGAGGAGTTTGATATGGTGGTTCTAGCAGTGGGAGTGAGGCCCAGGCTACCTGATTCCTTCATACCAGTTTCTGAGGATTCGTTTGCCCAGCTTAAGGATCCCATCATGGAACCCGTCAGCTCCCCCTTGCCGGGGATATTCGTTATCGGGATGCTGAGTGGCCCCAAGGACATACCTGACTCCGTAGTCCAAGCCAGCGCCGCAGCAATGAAAGCATCCCTTTTGGCGGTTAGCTGA
- a CDS encoding 4Fe-4S dicluster domain-containing protein, producing MRGIDGKYFYYLILPFPSGIPLMTLSMTEKPIVVAEDISREFLRLGGEGIRKCYQCGTCTAICPNSEIQTVRVRRLIKKIQLGMRSSILGDPTPWTCYFCGDCNATCPREATPGYIMDSARKYQVINYSFLKLGKIFYEKLYAAIALMIMTLVGILGIFTWSHGLSELDLARVNINTFMSSEIIHEIGLWLLAYTVLVSLANIITMYSYMRGTLECEKRVKLSTWIKELVDVILKEGLFQLRLRCQKGFSGRYLAHLSIFWGFVLTFAATGVHFIWLTLYPEVPEPPLVTNTARVLGIIGGILLMYGSVYYLLHRIKKDDVYAERTYLPDWWLLSLILVIGLSGFLITTAIYVNIPLLAYASYGVHLLTVFYLIISAPFSKLAHLIYRPLALWFAKVWEGEL from the coding sequence ATGAGGGGTATCGATGGGAAATATTTTTATTATTTAATACTCCCTTTCCCGTCGGGGATCCCGCTGATGACTCTGTCCATGACTGAAAAACCGATTGTGGTGGCAGAGGACATTTCCAGGGAATTCCTGAGACTTGGAGGGGAGGGTATACGTAAGTGCTACCAGTGTGGGACATGTACAGCGATATGCCCCAACTCTGAGATTCAGACGGTGAGAGTGAGGAGGCTAATAAAGAAGATCCAGCTTGGAATGAGGAGCAGTATCTTAGGAGATCCTACGCCATGGACTTGTTATTTCTGTGGGGATTGTAATGCGACATGTCCCAGAGAGGCTACTCCCGGCTACATAATGGATTCCGCTAGGAAGTACCAGGTGATCAACTACAGCTTCCTCAAACTAGGTAAAATATTTTACGAAAAGCTCTACGCTGCAATAGCTCTGATGATAATGACACTCGTGGGGATCTTAGGCATCTTCACCTGGTCCCATGGCCTGAGTGAGCTTGACCTCGCTAGGGTGAACATAAATACGTTCATGAGCTCAGAAATAATTCATGAGATAGGATTATGGCTCCTTGCATATACGGTTTTAGTGAGCCTAGCCAACATCATAACCATGTACAGCTACATGAGGGGTACTTTAGAGTGTGAGAAGAGAGTCAAATTGTCCACTTGGATTAAGGAGTTAGTAGACGTCATCCTAAAGGAAGGCTTATTCCAGCTGAGACTCAGGTGCCAGAAGGGTTTTAGCGGTAGGTACTTGGCGCATCTATCAATCTTCTGGGGATTTGTCTTGACCTTTGCAGCCACGGGAGTTCACTTTATTTGGTTAACACTATATCCGGAAGTTCCTGAACCACCCCTCGTTACGAACACCGCTAGAGTCCTGGGGATCATTGGGGGAATATTGCTCATGTATGGTAGCGTCTATTACTTGCTCCACAGGATTAAGAAAGACGATGTATACGCAGAAAGAACTTACTTACCTGACTGGTGGCTCCTCTCACTAATCCTCGTGATCGGACTGTCTGGTTTCCTGATAACAACCGCTATTTATGTGAACATTCCACTACTAGCTTACGCTTCATACGGAGTTCATTTACTGACTGTTTTCTATCTGATAATCTCAGCACCCTTCTCCAAGCTGGCTCACCTGATCTACAGACCACTTGCCCTCTGGTTCGCTAAAGTTTGGGAGGGAGAGTTATGA
- the hypF gene encoding carbamoyltransferase HypF: MLSRQGSAALHIRISGVVQGVGFRPFIHRVATRYNLSGYVRNLGGSEVEIRVEGNYGAISSFIKSLLDERPPPARIEEIIIRSDQPNGISGFFILGSGDKAEIYSMIPPDFSICDQCLREVYDPSDRHYRYAFNSCAWCGPRFSMMRKVPYDRENTSMNEFPLCKDCELEYRDPSDERRFHAQGISCPKCGPSLWLEDSKGNRVSSDDPIRETAGLIEEGKIVAIKGIGGYHIACLATDDEVVRKLRERKRRPSKPFALMALDLGTVERYAILDDASRSLLLSPERPIVLLPRKEGSEISDLVAPGLHLVGTMLPYTALHHMLLSETGEKVLIMTSGNDHNKPMCTDIESARRNLSGIVDYFLHHDREIVNRVDDSVVRFTGRRVTMIRRSRGYAPMWIKLPARLKRPAIAFGAELQSAGAVAFEDRVVLTQFIGDTDELENLEFLDRMLRFFASVYRVDPSEAVLVADRHEEYSSRRLAELWASRYGSPLVTVQHHHAHVLSAMVEGRVNPEEEVIGIAVDGLGYGDDGTFWGGEVLLSSFSHFERVGHLRPQPMPGGDRASRYPVRMLIGILSTFMDDEEVLEALRKRDLIKGLPKGEEEALVALRQARSKTPLISSVGRVMDAMSSLLGVCFERTYEGEPAMKLEAVASKGKLIDLDPPKIVGNLIDTSEFLERVLSLDARREDVAFTAIYLIGYSLGRLASMNLGRSDLNLVFVSGGAAVNSILVSGIEDALREGGAQVKLNSAVPAGDGGIALGQVASLLGREKDYALS, translated from the coding sequence GTGCTCTCAAGACAAGGTAGCGCAGCCCTGCATATCAGGATATCCGGTGTAGTTCAAGGGGTAGGGTTCAGACCATTTATTCACAGAGTGGCCACTAGATATAACCTATCAGGGTACGTCAGGAACTTAGGAGGAAGCGAGGTGGAGATAAGGGTTGAAGGGAACTACGGGGCGATCTCATCTTTCATAAAATCACTATTGGATGAGAGGCCACCTCCAGCTAGAATAGAGGAGATAATCATAAGATCAGATCAACCAAATGGCATCTCTGGGTTCTTCATACTCGGCAGTGGTGATAAAGCTGAGATCTACTCAATGATACCGCCTGACTTCAGCATATGCGATCAATGTCTCAGGGAGGTTTACGACCCTTCCGACAGGCATTATAGGTATGCGTTCAACAGCTGCGCCTGGTGCGGTCCTAGGTTCTCGATGATGAGGAAGGTCCCCTACGATAGGGAGAACACTTCCATGAATGAATTCCCACTCTGCAAGGATTGTGAGCTTGAGTACAGGGATCCGAGCGATGAGAGGAGGTTTCATGCCCAGGGGATCTCATGCCCCAAGTGCGGTCCCTCCCTCTGGCTTGAGGACAGTAAGGGGAACAGAGTGAGCTCCGATGACCCAATAAGGGAGACAGCTGGGCTGATAGAGGAGGGTAAGATAGTCGCTATAAAGGGCATCGGGGGTTATCACATCGCTTGCCTCGCTACCGATGATGAAGTCGTCAGGAAGCTTAGGGAGAGGAAGAGGAGGCCATCCAAACCATTTGCCCTTATGGCCCTCGACCTAGGGACCGTTGAGAGATATGCTATACTAGATGACGCTTCAAGGAGCCTGCTTTTGAGTCCAGAGAGACCTATAGTCCTTCTTCCAAGAAAAGAAGGTTCTGAGATCTCCGATTTAGTGGCACCGGGCCTGCACCTGGTCGGTACGATGCTGCCCTACACGGCTCTTCACCACATGCTACTGAGCGAAACGGGGGAGAAGGTGCTCATAATGACGAGTGGAAACGATCACAATAAACCGATGTGCACAGATATAGAAAGCGCCAGGAGGAACTTGTCCGGGATAGTCGATTACTTTCTGCATCATGATAGGGAGATCGTGAATAGGGTGGATGATAGCGTCGTTAGGTTCACTGGAAGAAGGGTCACGATGATCAGAAGGTCCAGAGGCTACGCTCCCATGTGGATAAAGCTTCCGGCTCGCTTGAAGAGGCCAGCTATAGCATTCGGTGCCGAGCTCCAGAGTGCGGGAGCAGTGGCTTTCGAGGATAGGGTGGTCCTGACACAGTTCATAGGGGATACGGATGAGTTGGAGAACTTAGAGTTCTTAGATAGGATGCTCAGGTTCTTCGCTAGTGTTTACAGAGTAGATCCATCCGAAGCAGTTCTGGTGGCAGATAGACATGAGGAGTACTCATCTAGGAGGTTGGCTGAGCTCTGGGCCTCTAGGTACGGTTCACCCCTGGTGACCGTTCAGCACCATCATGCCCATGTGCTCTCCGCGATGGTCGAGGGAAGGGTGAATCCGGAGGAGGAGGTGATAGGAATAGCTGTCGACGGCCTCGGTTACGGGGATGACGGGACGTTCTGGGGAGGGGAGGTCCTCCTATCGAGCTTCTCCCATTTCGAGAGGGTCGGTCACCTGAGACCCCAGCCGATGCCTGGCGGAGATAGGGCGTCCAGGTACCCCGTGAGGATGCTAATAGGTATCCTGAGCACTTTCATGGACGATGAGGAGGTGCTCGAAGCTCTGAGGAAGAGGGATCTGATTAAGGGACTCCCTAAGGGAGAGGAGGAGGCCTTGGTAGCATTAAGGCAAGCCAGAAGTAAAACTCCCCTTATATCGAGCGTTGGGAGGGTGATGGATGCCATGAGCTCCTTACTAGGCGTCTGCTTCGAGAGGACTTATGAGGGGGAGCCCGCGATGAAGCTGGAGGCAGTGGCCTCCAAGGGCAAACTGATAGACCTCGATCCCCCTAAGATAGTCGGGAACCTCATAGATACGAGTGAGTTCCTGGAGAGGGTGCTGAGCCTGGACGCCAGAAGGGAGGATGTGGCCTTCACCGCGATATACCTCATCGGTTACTCACTGGGGAGACTGGCATCGATGAACCTCGGAAGGAGTGATCTGAACCTCGTCTTCGTCTCAGGAGGGGCTGCTGTCAATTCAATCCTGGTATCTGGCATCGAAGATGCCTTGAGGGAAGGGGGGGCTCAGGTGAAGCTGAACTCAGCGGTACCAGCCGGGGACGGTGGGATAGCGCTGGGGCAGGTGGCATCCCTCCTGGGGAGGGAGAAGGATTATGCACTTAGCTGA
- the hypD gene encoding hydrogenase formation protein HypD, with product MHLAELRDKEISLKIARKIKEISKDLGNIKIMNFCGTHEWTITHYGLRYLMPENLELVAGPGCPVCITPAQYVDAAVRLAMEGVRVLTFGDSYRLMGSRRSGLPKSLEEAKEKGASVEIVYGMLDAIRMVRDGKESVFLSVGFETTAPATLNPIRSGEIPSNLSLIVAHRLTPPVMRYVLERFPGSPIRGVIAPGHVSTIIGSSAWEFVAEEYGIPVAVSGFEPVDVLLSVLEIVRQIARGEAKLFNEYSRVVSYGGNERALRVIASTTDVVDAAWRGIGVVPKSGLVLKEELSEFDALKRYGLSEPSEWRDDSPPGCRCAEITLGIAKPTDCPLFMRTCTPQRPYGPCMVSIEGTCLIWAKYGGGEFLRGLLDLST from the coding sequence ATGCACTTAGCTGAATTAAGAGATAAAGAAATATCACTAAAAATAGCAAGAAAGATAAAAGAAATAAGTAAAGATCTTGGAAATATAAAAATAATGAACTTTTGTGGTACGCATGAATGGACGATAACTCACTACGGCCTCAGGTACCTGATGCCCGAGAACCTGGAGCTGGTAGCGGGTCCGGGATGCCCCGTGTGCATAACCCCAGCCCAGTACGTGGACGCAGCGGTCAGGCTGGCGATGGAAGGCGTGAGGGTGCTGACCTTCGGGGACAGTTACAGGCTCATGGGCTCCAGGAGGAGCGGTCTCCCCAAGAGCCTAGAGGAGGCTAAGGAGAAGGGGGCTAGCGTGGAGATAGTTTACGGGATGTTAGATGCTATTAGGATGGTAAGAGACGGTAAGGAATCTGTTTTCCTCTCTGTAGGCTTTGAGACGACGGCTCCGGCTACACTGAACCCCATCCGCTCGGGTGAGATTCCCAGTAACCTCAGCTTGATCGTGGCCCATCGCCTCACACCGCCAGTGATGAGGTACGTGCTGGAGAGGTTTCCGGGCTCCCCCATAAGGGGGGTGATAGCTCCGGGGCACGTCTCAACGATAATAGGCTCCTCGGCTTGGGAGTTCGTGGCCGAGGAGTACGGAATACCGGTAGCTGTATCAGGCTTCGAACCCGTTGACGTGCTCCTCTCGGTCCTGGAGATAGTTAGGCAGATCGCGAGAGGTGAAGCCAAGCTCTTCAACGAGTACTCCAGGGTCGTCAGCTACGGAGGGAACGAGAGGGCCCTGAGGGTCATAGCCTCAACTACGGACGTGGTCGACGCGGCCTGGAGGGGGATAGGGGTTGTGCCTAAGAGCGGCCTGGTGCTGAAGGAGGAGCTCTCCGAGTTCGATGCGCTGAAGAGGTACGGCTTAAGCGAGCCCTCAGAGTGGCGTGACGACTCACCTCCAGGTTGCAGGTGCGCTGAGATCACGCTGGGAATAGCCAAACCGACGGATTGTCCTCTTTTCATGAGGACCTGCACTCCTCAGAGGCCTTACGGCCCGTGCATGGTTTCGATCGAGGGAACCTGCTTGATATGGGCCAAGTACGGGGGCGGTGAGTTCCTCAGGGGGCTCCTAGATCTATCGACTTGA
- a CDS encoding energy-coupling factor ABC transporter permease — MHIPDGFLDPAVALTLYAVSLAAVIYSGRRYFRGGGDIHYLSVTAAAIFAAQMLNWPIPGGTSAHFVGGAFASILIGPFGGCLAMFMNLLVQCLLMGDGGITALGANAFNMAVVGVFSGYAIYKAALRYLGEGRKFLSAFLAGWLSITLAAVTCGVELGLSPSFGYPLAVTVPVMGSWHLALGLVEGLATAMIVTYLSGRGLRL, encoded by the coding sequence ATGCACATCCCCGACGGCTTCCTGGACCCGGCCGTGGCGCTGACCCTCTACGCGGTGTCCTTAGCTGCGGTGATCTACTCGGGTAGGAGGTACTTCAGGGGGGGTGGCGACATACACTACCTCTCCGTGACGGCTGCAGCTATATTCGCCGCTCAGATGTTGAACTGGCCGATACCAGGCGGTACCTCAGCTCACTTCGTTGGTGGGGCATTCGCATCGATACTGATAGGTCCCTTCGGAGGTTGCTTGGCGATGTTCATGAACCTGCTCGTCCAATGTCTCCTGATGGGGGACGGTGGCATAACAGCCCTGGGAGCCAACGCGTTCAACATGGCGGTAGTGGGTGTGTTCTCGGGCTACGCCATATATAAGGCCGCTCTGAGATACCTGGGTGAGGGCAGAAAGTTCTTATCAGCGTTTCTGGCGGGCTGGCTGAGCATAACCCTGGCCGCGGTCACCTGCGGCGTGGAACTGGGTCTCTCCCCGAGCTTCGGGTATCCCCTGGCGGTGACCGTACCCGTGATGGGGTCGTGGCACCTGGCCTTGGGGCTGGTAGAGGGCCTGGCCACGGCGATGATAGTAACCTACCTATCCGGCAGGGGGTTGAGATTGTGA
- a CDS encoding cobalamin biosynthesis protein produces MRSYLAIILLVLISPLFGVIGANVVGYREPLDVAAELIGMEESEPIWSGIFPDYTLPGLPDELAYVIAGLVGVGVLLLPSLVRKARP; encoded by the coding sequence GTGAGGAGTTACCTCGCCATAATCCTGTTGGTGCTGATAAGCCCTCTCTTCGGGGTCATAGGTGCTAACGTAGTGGGCTACAGGGAACCGTTGGACGTAGCGGCCGAGCTCATCGGCATGGAGGAATCCGAACCGATATGGAGCGGGATATTCCCTGACTACACGTTACCGGGGCTGCCCGATGAGTTAGCTTACGTAATAGCTGGGCTCGTGGGAGTGGGGGTCCTCCTGCTGCCCTCCCTGGTAAGGAAGGCGAGGCCTTGA
- a CDS encoding ABC transporter ATP-binding protein gives MELCASEASYTYPDGTKAVDRVSLCVRSGEVVCILGPNGSGKSTLLLLLAGLIRPTSGSVTLDRVELESVAGYRRICGVLFQTPSDQLVAPTVEEDVALGPRQLKLGDEEVRGRVRSSLERFGLMGFEGRSPFRISGGEAAKVALAGLVALDPQIYLLDEPSSSLDSEGIEALKGLLRELKERGRIIVVATQDSDFASEVADKVYIMKEGKIIAGGGLEVLSQIQLEEVGIRTPTALRIYRRLSLPLSDPPVNLESLIDALRKLLSTPQRDQEGLDGTHGPQSL, from the coding sequence ATGGAGCTGTGCGCATCTGAAGCGAGCTACACCTACCCGGACGGTACCAAGGCCGTCGACAGGGTCAGCTTGTGCGTACGCTCAGGCGAGGTAGTCTGCATCCTCGGTCCCAACGGGTCCGGGAAGAGCACCTTGCTCCTCCTACTGGCCGGTCTCATCAGGCCGACTTCTGGCAGCGTCACGCTCGATCGCGTGGAACTGGAGAGCGTAGCCGGGTACAGGAGGATCTGCGGTGTCCTCTTCCAGACACCTTCGGACCAGCTGGTAGCGCCTACCGTCGAGGAGGATGTGGCCTTGGGGCCTAGGCAGCTCAAACTGGGTGATGAGGAGGTCAGAGGGAGGGTCAGGTCATCCCTGGAGAGGTTCGGTCTCATGGGGTTCGAGGGGAGGTCCCCGTTTAGGATCAGCGGGGGAGAGGCGGCTAAGGTTGCCTTGGCTGGGTTGGTAGCACTGGACCCTCAGATATACCTGCTCGATGAACCGAGCTCCTCCCTGGACAGCGAAGGGATAGAGGCATTGAAGGGATTACTGAGGGAACTCAAGGAAAGGGGGAGGATAATAGTGGTAGCGACGCAGGACTCCGATTTCGCTTCAGAAGTGGCGGATAAGGTCTACATCATGAAGGAAGGCAAGATAATCGCTGGAGGTGGCTTAGAGGTCCTGAGCCAAATTCAGCTCGAGGAGGTGGGAATCAGGACACCTACAGCCTTAAGGATATACAGGAGACTATCACTACCTCTTAGCGATCCTCCGGTGAATCTGGAGTCCCTGATAGATGCTCTAAGGAAGCTCCTCTCCACCCCCCAGAGGGATCAGGAAGGGCTTGATGGTACTCACGGTCCTCAGAGCCTGTAA
- a CDS encoding CopG family ribbon-helix-helix protein, with protein MKGVSRTAISIPSDLMDKLNDLLSHTNVRSRSKAISEAISLYIAERYWVLSEVDKEVAGAILLVYDHHRGSDVTEIQHKYFDLIRSTSHVHVDEERCLEVVIVLGSLSRVRQLFTELQALRTVSTIKPFLIPLGGGEELP; from the coding sequence ATGAAGGGAGTCTCGAGGACAGCTATATCTATACCGAGCGATTTGATGGATAAGTTAAATGATCTGCTCTCTCATACGAACGTGAGGAGCAGGTCCAAGGCCATATCCGAGGCGATATCCCTCTACATAGCGGAGAGGTACTGGGTCCTCTCGGAGGTGGATAAGGAGGTAGCTGGGGCCATACTCCTCGTCTACGATCACCACAGGGGATCCGATGTGACGGAGATCCAGCATAAGTATTTCGATCTGATAAGGTCTACATCTCACGTTCACGTGGATGAGGAGAGGTGCTTGGAAGTGGTGATCGTCCTAGGATCTCTCTCAAGGGTCAGGCAGCTCTTCACGGAGTTACAGGCTCTGAGGACCGTGAGTACCATCAAGCCCTTCCTGATCCCTCTGGGGGGTGGAGAGGAGCTTCCTTAG
- a CDS encoding CBS domain-containing protein, whose amino-acid sequence MPLLRRKRELPLRVEDVMTSPAVTVKMDTPVEEAAKVMDERRISSILVVDDNGKLVGIFTDRDLRFAAANGKIGKGIPIHMLMTENPITISPGEPITEALRKMRDADVKHLPVVDKENKPVGVIAARDVLDAVMMLMQLMTGQA is encoded by the coding sequence ATGCCCCTGCTGAGGAGGAAACGTGAGCTGCCCCTGAGAGTCGAGGACGTCATGACATCCCCAGCCGTGACCGTGAAGATGGATACCCCGGTGGAGGAAGCTGCGAAGGTGATGGATGAGAGGAGGATAAGCAGCATATTGGTAGTCGATGATAACGGAAAGCTGGTGGGCATCTTCACGGACAGGGACCTCAGGTTCGCCGCTGCTAACGGTAAGATAGGTAAGGGGATCCCCATACACATGCTGATGACGGAGAACCCCATCACGATATCCCCCGGTGAGCCGATAACGGAGGCCCTCAGGAAGATGAGGGACGCCGATGTGAAACACCTGCCGGTCGTAGATAAGGAGAACAAGCCGGTCGGTGTGATAGCCGCTAGAGATGTGCTTGACGCGGTCATGATGCTGATGCAGCTAATGACGGGTCAAGCCTGA
- a CDS encoding arcadin 1, translating to MEPSNASIEMLTLNLEVTEVRKTQSGVLLSLSRPSGVEEIPPPESEEEAMMFQVMRAMEKYMRLPIPFSQPSLPSVTIVLSDEEYERIGKPTVGDSLKLVISREGAERFRIGVDY from the coding sequence TTGGAGCCCTCCAATGCCTCGATAGAGATGCTCACTCTGAACCTGGAGGTTACCGAGGTCAGGAAGACGCAGTCCGGAGTTCTTTTATCCCTGAGTAGACCGAGCGGTGTAGAGGAGATCCCTCCCCCCGAGAGCGAGGAGGAGGCCATGATGTTCCAGGTCATGAGGGCGATGGAGAAGTACATGAGACTCCCCATCCCCTTCTCCCAGCCATCGCTACCCTCTGTCACGATCGTCCTAAGCGATGAGGAGTACGAGAGGATCGGGAAGCCCACCGTAGGGGACAGCTTGAAGCTGGTCATATCTAGGGAGGGGGCTGAGAGATTCAGGATCGGTGTGGATTACTGA
- a CDS encoding DUF3782 domain-containing protein: protein MRVGSPSHVQDGKLKQRFLKLLREDEEFRYAVAGLLGLEEILKRLDRHEEQLVKLREDMNKLREDMNKLREDMNRGFELIERRITALGARWGIQTEEAFRESLKRILEKEFGVEVKRWIERDSEGLIYGYPSDVEIDLVIRDGKTILMEVSSHVKASDVLLFKRKAEFYERVTGTRADRLIMVTPYADEKAMEVAREMGIEIHTRV, encoded by the coding sequence ATGCGAGTCGGTTCCCCTTCCCACGTGCAGGATGGGAAGCTGAAGCAGAGGTTCCTGAAGCTCCTAAGGGAGGATGAGGAGTTTAGATATGCGGTTGCTGGATTGTTAGGCCTGGAGGAAATCTTGAAGAGATTAGACAGGCACGAGGAACAGCTCGTGAAGCTTAGAGAGGATATGAACAAGCTTAGGGAGGATATGAACAAGCTTAGGGAGGATATGAACAGGGGGTTCGAGCTAATTGAGAGGAGGATAACAGCCTTAGGAGCTAGATGGGGGATTCAAACCGAGGAGGCATTCAGGGAGAGCCTGAAGAGAATACTTGAGAAGGAATTCGGCGTAGAAGTGAAGAGGTGGATTGAAAGGGATTCAGAGGGACTTATCTACGGATATCCAAGCGATGTTGAGATAGATTTAGTCATTAGGGATGGTAAAACGATCCTAATGGAGGTCTCATCTCACGTCAAGGCATCCGATGTCCTGCTTTTCAAGAGGAAAGCCGAGTTCTATGAGAGGGTTACAGGGACGAGAGCGGATAGGCTGATCATGGTTACCCCATATGCGGATGAAAAGGCGATGGAGGTCGCGAGGGAAATGGGGATCGAGATACATACGAGGGTTTAG
- the yjjX gene encoding inosine/xanthosine triphosphatase codes for MLLVAVGSTNPVKVEAVRRAFSRFWEVEVRGVKVDSEVPAEPFGAAAMEGARNRARKALRTLNADFGVGIEGGIFYLFGNYYCAGFVWVERSDGAQSTGTSGWFECPRSFLPELLTGTELGDLMAKLSGKDDIKREEGAIGFFTRGTVNRVDLYTHGVLMALVKFVAADRWPG; via the coding sequence ATGCTACTGGTGGCAGTGGGCTCAACTAACCCCGTCAAGGTGGAGGCCGTGAGGAGGGCCTTCTCGAGGTTCTGGGAGGTCGAGGTAAGGGGGGTGAAGGTGGATAGCGAAGTGCCGGCTGAGCCCTTCGGTGCTGCGGCTATGGAAGGGGCTAGGAACAGGGCTAGGAAGGCTTTGAGGACCCTCAACGCTGACTTCGGTGTGGGCATAGAGGGGGGGATCTTCTACCTCTTCGGCAACTATTACTGCGCCGGTTTCGTGTGGGTGGAGAGGAGTGATGGCGCGCAAAGCACTGGAACGAGCGGCTGGTTCGAGTGCCCGCGCAGCTTCCTTCCTGAGCTACTCACCGGGACTGAGCTAGGGGATCTCATGGCGAAGCTCAGTGGGAAGGATGATATAAAGAGGGAGGAAGGTGCGATAGGGTTCTTCACGAGGGGGACTGTTAACAGGGTCGATCTGTACACTCACGGTGTCCTCATGGCCCTAGTTAAGTTCGTAGCAGCTGATAGATGGCCGGGGTGA